The Bradyrhizobium betae genomic interval AACCACACAGGTTCTGAGGCCGGGTCAGAATAATAGCGACCGCCGTCCAGCGCCTTAGCTGTCTCTTCTGGGTCGATCCAGCCCTCAAATAGAAGCGTCCGAACGTGTTCAAATGCCAATGGCGTTTCTTCGAGACGAAGGCCGCTGCATTTCTTCTCCACTCTCGTTGCAGCGCTGTCATCGTCTCCATTTGCCGACGCCCCAAGGACCTCTCAGGAGCACCGCATAGTCAAAGTCACTGCCTTGATCGCAATAGTAATTTAGATAATCGATGACGTGCTTATTTGGGGTCAGTGACCGACGCCATAGTAGCCATTAATTGGTGCAGCAGTGAGAAATTGAAAAGATTTTGGCCGATTCCATTTAACGCTGTCGAAATCCGGCAAGTTTACTATCGATGAAAGTTACCACCAAATCGGGCTTCTATTATGCTTATGGTCAAGCGCTTCATCGAAGACGAAAGTGGTGCAACCGCTATCGAGTACGGGCTGATTGCGGCTGGAATCGCACTGGCAATCATAACAGTCGTCAACAATCTGGGCACTACGTTGAATGACAAGTTCGGATCGATTAGCAGCTCGCTTAAATAAGGCCTCCAGTGCCCCTCACCGAAGACGATAATTCGGTGGCGGGTTCTAAGATGCTGCAGCACCACATCGATTATCAAGGCACGTTCCCGGCGGGCATATCTGCCGTCGCGAGCGGCGTGAATGGGCCACTACGAAGGGCGACTATCGCGACGAGTGCGAAAACCAAAACAATGATAGCGCGTATGACGAGGCCCCTCATAGGGATCAACTCTAGGCAAGTCCCATCGACGCCATTGTGAATTAGGCCACAAGTGCAACTGTTGTTACTGCAACTGGCAGTACGCTAACCGAAACAAGAGCCTCGCAAAAAGAAAGGCCGCCCGAAGGCGGCCTTGTTTGAAGCGGCTACCGAGTTTCCCACCTGTCGCCATGCCAATTAGACGAGGCTGAACGAAACCGACTGCTCTATCTCGCAGACCTTGGCACCGCGCTCTGTATGGCGGGATTGGCGGTCGCCATCCTCCAAAGCCTCGGAAGCATGTTCATCGGGTGACTTTTTGAAAGTTTGAAGCTTTCACCGTGCGGCGATTGAGGGTGCTCTAGTAGTGCGCGGGACACCGTCTTCTGCACAGTAGACGGGAAGCATCAAAAGGCGGACAGCTTGCGGTGCTGTCTTTGCAATCCAAAGAGGGCACGACGGAACGAAAGGCCTCAACCCCGCCAGCCCCGGGTTGGGGCCTTTCCATTCTCAGAAGCAAAAACGCCGCCCGCTTAAATGACCGCGGGCGGCGGCTTTCCAGCTCCGGAAGGTGATGCAAAATCCGGTAAGCCATTCTGGCACAAGTTGTGCCAAGATTTTGTGAAAGGACCGTTCGCAGGGCAAGTCTGCATACTGCGAACCGTGGCTGGGAAGAGGCCGCAAACCCGGTCACCCCAACTGTCTTGCGGGCCGCAAATCTGACGGTTGTACGGTGAGCCGATAGGCGACCTCGCTAGAGCCGTCGAAGATTTCCAGCACGCGGTCGCAAACCAGACATTTGTAATGCCCCGGCCGTCCTTTTCTGGACTCCAGTTCGATCCGCCGATAACCAGCAGAGCAATCAGGACAGGTCACGTCGCCCTTTTTCATGTGACAATAGTGCGATGGACAGCCGCAGGTATCCAGACAAACTAGCACACTGCGAAACCCAACCTGACGCCACCCGCTGGCGGAAACCGGAAATAACGCGGGTAGAATGCGATCATCCCGCGCTATAGCATTGCCGTGAAGCAGCGAAGTGTCCTGTGCACTTGGGAGGTGCATCACTCAGCCGAACCGTGGGTAAAGGCCACCCGAGGTGAGCGGTAACCTTCAATCCTCACCCGACGGTCTTGGCACAGGACGTGGTGAACACGTTGCCCCGGCATTGCCAGCCGTTGCCCAATTCTGTGCGGTCGATGCGGTGGGGAAAAAGGGCAACAGCCGTGAGAAGCAAAGTAGCTGCCGCCGAACCAAGCATCAAAACTCTGATCATGATGCGCTCCATCAATTCAAGCATCATGCACCCGGTCTGCTTCGGCCGAATGTCGCCTCACCCCATATCGTGTTTCAGCAACGTTTCGTCCGCAATTGCCGAACAAACCCATCTAGAAGCCGAAGGCAACTTGGGTCCAGCTGAAGTTCTATGCTGAAGTTGAGTACCGTGACATCACGTCGGAGGGGCTGTTGCGTGCCAGCTCGTTCAAGGGGCTGTCGCGAGGAACGCGGCGACCGTGAGCGCGTTCTCCAAGCAATCGTCAAACCGGCCGGCGATGGGTCGACTTCATGATGAGATTCGAATTGGGGCTCGAGCGTCCGGATCCGAAGCGTGCCGCGATCGGAGGCTCGTACGTGATCGGCGGTCTGATTCCGCTCGTGCCCTCATATTCGCCCACGACATCGGAACGGCGCTGTATATCTCGGTCGCGCCGACCGGCGTGGCCCTGCTCTGCTTCGGAGCCGTCAAAAGGGCACTTCACCATTGAAGCGGAAGAGCGAGTGAGATTGGTGCAGCGAATTTTGCCCGCGATTTTAGGTGTACGGAGGTCGAGAAATTCGAAGCGCTCGATTTGTCGCCGCAGCGGTCGCGCTTTCCGCATCCCGCAGCAAGGATAGCGCCTGGACGCTGACGCGTCACAAACCTCAATGACGCGCGGGAGGTGCTTGGCACTAACGTAGCGAGACAAACAAGGCCCGGCGGAATATGCCCCTTAGGGGCGATGCGACACTCGGCCGTGCGCCCGTCAGGACGCGGGATAGCTTTGGCACCGGTTGCATGGTCCACGAGTGTGGTCCAAGATGGCGTTGACGGTCCATCTTCTGCGGCAAAAAGCCTGTTCGGATCAAGCGCTTGATTAGGTTGCCGAGTCTGGCTGGGGAACCTGGATTCGAACCAAGACAAACAGAGTCAGAGTCTGTTGTGCTACCGTTACACCATTCCCCAACGGAATAGCCAAACAGATTCAATGACTTAACGATCTGTCCGGCTGCGGCCGGAAGCGCTTTTGGGCGCAAATCACGGCTCAGGCGTGGCAGCCTTCTACCCGCTCGTCCCGGGACTGGCAAGCGTTGCGGTGCACGGAGCTGTTGACCCGACTGTGGGTCCTGGGGACGCGCCTATTCCGGCGCGAGCGTCGCGAGCCCGGCTTCGATGATCGTGATCTCCTCGCTGACCTGCGCGATGGCCTGCCTGGGGTCGACGCCGGTCACCGATACCAGCTGCCGCAGCAGGTCCTGCCGATGCGTCAGGATATCGTGGAGTGCATCGAGATCATTCAGCCGCACATATCCTTCGACGATCAATTCAACGGAACGAGACATCGTGCTCTCAAAACATGGGTTACTGTCCAGGCGCCGAACCTATCGCGATCGGCGCCCCCATGTGAGCACGATGTCACGTCAACCTTGACCGGTAAGGCTAACGCGCGGACCCGGACCGCAGTGCGCTGGGATCGTGCCCTTCCCGGCCCCCTAATGCGGGCGCCCGATGTCAACGACGATTTCGCCCTTGCCGGTCGCGATCATCACCTGCCCGTACTCGTCCTGCGGCGGACTTTCCTCGTAGCGAAGCGGGATCGTGGTGATCTCCTCCGGCACTTCGCCGCCCGGCTGCTGTGTATTGACGTCGAGGATCAGGATCTTTGGATTGATGCCCTGCGGCGAGCGCTTGGTCAGGCGGGCCTGGCAGCCATGGGTCGGCACCCGCACGTCGCCGATCATGACCAGCTTGGGCGGGGCGCCCGGTGCGCGGTCGATCCAGGCCTTGAAGGTGTTTCTCAGCAGGACAGTCATGACGCGTCCCTCCTATGCCAAGTTGCGCGATCCTTCGGTCACGGACGCAACATAGGCCGGCGAAGCGAAGCGGAACGTGAATGCCCCGCGAATTGGACACGCGCGCGAGGCGAACAGGTCAAGCCGCACACGCGAACAAGCTCACCCACGAGCCGCAACCGGATCGCACGCGCCGCACAGGTCACCCAGGACTTCCCCATTCAGGACTTCCCCATTCGGGACTTCCCCATTCAAGACTTGTCCATTCACGCTCATTTCACGCTCGTCGGCTCGAAATGAGAAGCGCTTCCAATTCGTCCGCCAGGTCGCGTGTCGATCATTCAGCAACCCTTGACCATCTGACAGCCCAAGATGTACCATTCAGAAATTGCAAAAGATCTGGCGGGCTGCACTCCTGAGCTCACGTGTCATTGGTTTCGCGAACAGCGCAAGCCGATCATTTTCATCTCGCCAAGCCTAAGCTCCCGGGACCTGCCCTCCTGCACTGTCGTCGACGATGTCGACGGGGAATGGGACGAGATGTCGGGAGTCAACGATGACAAGGCAGTTGGCAAGGCCGAGACCGGCCGGCTGAGGCTCAACATCATCGGAGCATTTTCGGCGTCGGTGGATGGACACGAGATCGGCCTCAGCCGAAAGGCGCAAGCGCTTCTCGGTTACATGGTGCTCTCCTCCGCACGCCAATTGCCCAGGACAAAATTGGTCGGGCTGCTCTGGAGCGAGAAGGAAGACCCGCTCGCGAAAGGCTCGCTGCGTCAATCGCTCAGTCAGATCCAGCGCGAGTTCAAGGCGCGCGGCTGCACGCATTTCCATGCGGACCAGATGCATGTGGCGCTCGAGATCGAACGGGTGGCCTGTGATGTGATGGAAATCGTCGCGGATGCCGAACGCGGCATCGTTCATCCGACCCTGCTGGCGCGCGAACGCCTGGCCGACGACATTCTCGACGATCTGGAGGGTGTCGATCCGGCGTTTTCGGAGTGGCTTGCGGAGACGCGACCGCTGATCCACGAGCGGTTGATCGATGCGCTGACAAGGCTGTTGCCCGACGAGACCGCGACGATCGTTACGGCCACAGCGGAGGCTGCGGCGAAGGCCATCCTCCGGCTGGATTCAGAGAACGAACGAGCCGTTCGTGTCCTCATCAGGAGCCACATCACGGCTGGCAGTATCGGCGCGGCGCTCGCGATCTACGCGCGGCTCTGGCGCCAGTTGGAAGACACTTACGATATCGAGCCGCACAAGCTCACGCAGGACCTGATAACCGGCTTGCGACAGCAGCAGCCGGAAATTGTCGCACGGCCGGCGCCGCCCCCCGTTGCGGCACCCGCGGTCGGCATGGTTGGATTTGCTGCCAGCCGACCGTCGGTCGCCGTTCTCCCCTTTCGCGCACTGTCGCCAACGCTGGAGCCTCAATTCACGATCGGAATCGTCGACAGCGTCGTCCAGGCCTTGTCGAGCTTGAAGGAGCTGCTCGTCATCTCCCGGGGATCGACGATGATCCCGATATCGCAGACGCTGGATCTGCGCGCAATTGGCCGCGATCTCAATGCCCAATATCTGCTTCATGGGAGCATTCAGCGTGCCGGAAATCAGATCCGGATTTCGACCGAACTCGTTGCCGCCGAGACGGTTGAGGTCGTCCGCGTCGATCGTCTCAGCGGAACCGCAGCCGACGTCTTCGACCTGCAGGATCGCATCGCCGTCGAGGTCATACGCTCGCTGGCGCCCCAGGTCCGCGACCGGGAGCTTCATCGCGCAATGCAAAAGAGGCCCGACGATCTCGACGCCTACCAGCTGGCCCTGGTCGGCTACGATCAGATGTTCAGTCCGGATTACACCACGTTCGTGACGGCGCGAACCAATTTCGAGCGCGCGCATGTGCTCAGCCCGGGCTGGGCGCCGCCTCTCTCCGACAGCGCCATCTGGCACATGCAGCGCGTGGCGCGCGGATGGTCTGCGAACGCGCCGGCCGAGCTCGACACCGCGCGGTCGCTCGCCGAACGTGCGCTCGATCGCAATTCGTCCGATCCACTCGCCAATGCCGTCGGCGGCTACACGCTGTCGCAATGCAAGCATGATCACGCCGGAGCCCTCAAGCAGCTCGACCGTGCGATAGAGCTCACACCCAACCTGGCGCTCGCATTCGCATATCGGGCTGCGGTCCATGTTCGCTGCGAGAACCACCAGGAAGCACTGTTCGATACAGCCATCAATCTGCGCCTGTCGCCGCGGGACCGGCACGCCTGGTTTGCGGAGATGATTGCGGCTCAGGCACACTTTGCCATGAACGATCTCGACCTGGCGATAGAACACGCGACGCGCGTCGCGACGCTGCTGCCAAGCAATCAGGTGAACCTGCGCGTTCTCGTTGCCGCACTCGTGGAGAGCGGACGTCTCGACGATGCGCGGACCTTTGCTCGGCCGCTCGTGACCGCAGGCGAGCTCGACCTGAAGTGGATCGCAACCTCGCCCTGGCCGAAACCGACCCTGGCGCGCATCGGAGCTGCGCTCTCGCGGCTGGCATCGACACTCCGGCATGGAAACATCTAATCGCAACTGAGGAGGCACATATGGCAGGCGGATATGGCGGTTATGGCGGCTACGGGGGCTATGGCGGATACGGCGGCTACGGTGGGTATGGAGGATACGGCGGGACTGGCGGATCAGGCGGCGCCATATTCGCCGATCGTGTCAGTCTCCCGTTCGCGGGGGATCCCGGAATCGAGGGCGCGAGGTTCAATTCCAGCGGCTTTGGCACGAGGCTCTGGTCGACCCGGTGGTACGCGTGGGTGGTGATGTCCGATCTTGCCCGCCGGGCAGATTGGTTCGACCGCCTCGGCGGGTTTGCACTGTTCGGCACGGGGCCGACACCATGGGACGGAGACCTTGAAGCCGACATCGCCGCATTGAGAAAGATGACCGAGATACCCTTCTCCGAGCGCGCCGATGCAATCGACGAAATCGTAACGGAGGCCGACGAATTCATCAGCAAGTTCCTGCACCTCGTATCCGCGACGGCGACGACCCACCCGGCGACATCGCGCATGCTGATCGTCGCCGACGCGCTCACGGCCTTGATCACGATGCACTACAAGGCTCATTTCAATCGTCCACGCCCCACGCAGGTGGCCCCCGCATTGATGTCGCCGATCCAGCATGGCGGGCACGCGTCATTCCCCAGCGGCCACGCCGCCCAATCTCACGTCTTTGCGGCGCTTCTGACGGAAGTCATGCCGAAGTCGCTCAATGCCCCTGCATCGGAAGCTCCCGAGAGAACCACGATCGAGAAGTCGCTTGGCGTCCTTGCCGACAGAATTTCGCGGAATCGCGAAATCGCCGGCCTTCACTATCCCTCCGATACCAGAGCCGGAGTGACGCTCGCAGCAGCGATCATCGCGAAGATCCTCCTGGATCGGGCATACCTGCCGAAATTCGCGGAGCTCGTCGAGAATGCGCGGCGCGAGTGGAAGGACACCGGCGTCTTCTCGGGAGGAAAAGATGTCGGAGAATGACAGCTACGGCTTCTACGAAGTCGTGCCCGACGGGTTCAATCTCCTCGACGCGACACCTGACAAGCTCGATCTCTACGGCATTCCGCAAAGGCCGGATGCCGTCACCGAGCCGCGCCTGTTCGCGTTCTGGAAACGGCTCGTTTCATCGCCGTTCACAGCAAGGCAACCGACGTTCAGCAGCATCGATTCCCCGTCGCTTGGAGGTCCGCCACAATCGCTGTTGAACTGGTCAGGCGCGCTCATCTCCTCGCCCTCACCCGAGCGGATCGTCTTCGCGACCGCCGGGTGGACGGCACCGAACGTGAGTCTACCGTCTTCACCGGCACTCTTTACGCCCTTGAACGATCCAAGATCGTTGTTATGGATAGGCCTCGACGGCCACAATGGCGCGTTGCCGAACATTTCACTCCCTCAAATCGGCACCGCCCACTGGCCCAATCACAAGCCCCAGCACTTTGCCTGGTGGGAGTGGTGGCGCAACTCTGCGTCGGACGAGACGCCAAGGACATCACAGCAAGCAATTACGTTGATCGCCAACCTCCCGATCGATGCCGGCGACGAGGTTCTCGCAGGGCTTGCGGTTCAGGTCAGTGGAGACGTCCTGTTCTTCATCAAGAACCAGAGCACGGGTGAATTTCGTTCATTTCTTGCTCGGCCGCCCGGTGTGATCCTGCCGCTTGGATCATCGGTGGAATGGGTGGTGGAGCGGCCGACAGATCCGCCTAGCCGGAAATTGTACCCGCTTCCCGATTATGGTTCTGTCGATTTCAGATACTGCCTGGCCCGAGCGGCAGCCAATGGGCCACTCGCGCCAGGGCGTTTGATGACGCTGAACGAGAAGGCACTCATGATCCATATGCGCGAGGCTTTCGCAGATCCCTATCGCACGGCCACGGTCTCAAGCCCGGCGCTACGCCAGGACCCGGACGGCTCGGTTGGCTTGACATGCAGCTTCAAAGAACCGACATGAGCGGCCTCACCGCCCCCAATGCCACGCGAGCAGCAGCGCGTACAGGCCCATCGATCCCGCATAGAGCGTG includes:
- a CDS encoding phosphatase PAP2 family protein, with translation MAGGYGGYGGYGGYGGYGGYGGYGGYGGTGGSGGAIFADRVSLPFAGDPGIEGARFNSSGFGTRLWSTRWYAWVVMSDLARRADWFDRLGGFALFGTGPTPWDGDLEADIAALRKMTEIPFSERADAIDEIVTEADEFISKFLHLVSATATTHPATSRMLIVADALTALITMHYKAHFNRPRPTQVAPALMSPIQHGGHASFPSGHAAQSHVFAALLTEVMPKSLNAPASEAPERTTIEKSLGVLADRISRNREIAGLHYPSDTRAGVTLAAAIIAKILLDRAYLPKFAELVENARREWKDTGVFSGGKDVGE
- a CDS encoding BTAD domain-containing putative transcriptional regulator encodes the protein MSGVNDDKAVGKAETGRLRLNIIGAFSASVDGHEIGLSRKAQALLGYMVLSSARQLPRTKLVGLLWSEKEDPLAKGSLRQSLSQIQREFKARGCTHFHADQMHVALEIERVACDVMEIVADAERGIVHPTLLARERLADDILDDLEGVDPAFSEWLAETRPLIHERLIDALTRLLPDETATIVTATAEAAAKAILRLDSENERAVRVLIRSHITAGSIGAALAIYARLWRQLEDTYDIEPHKLTQDLITGLRQQQPEIVARPAPPPVAAPAVGMVGFAASRPSVAVLPFRALSPTLEPQFTIGIVDSVVQALSSLKELLVISRGSTMIPISQTLDLRAIGRDLNAQYLLHGSIQRAGNQIRISTELVAAETVEVVRVDRLSGTAADVFDLQDRIAVEVIRSLAPQVRDRELHRAMQKRPDDLDAYQLALVGYDQMFSPDYTTFVTARTNFERAHVLSPGWAPPLSDSAIWHMQRVARGWSANAPAELDTARSLAERALDRNSSDPLANAVGGYTLSQCKHDHAGALKQLDRAIELTPNLALAFAYRAAVHVRCENHQEALFDTAINLRLSPRDRHAWFAEMIAAQAHFAMNDLDLAIEHATRVATLLPSNQVNLRVLVAALVESGRLDDARTFARPLVTAGELDLKWIATSPWPKPTLARIGAALSRLASTLRHGNI
- a CDS encoding G1 family glutamic endopeptidase, which codes for MSENDSYGFYEVVPDGFNLLDATPDKLDLYGIPQRPDAVTEPRLFAFWKRLVSSPFTARQPTFSSIDSPSLGGPPQSLLNWSGALISSPSPERIVFATAGWTAPNVSLPSSPALFTPLNDPRSLLWIGLDGHNGALPNISLPQIGTAHWPNHKPQHFAWWEWWRNSASDETPRTSQQAITLIANLPIDAGDEVLAGLAVQVSGDVLFFIKNQSTGEFRSFLARPPGVILPLGSSVEWVVERPTDPPSRKLYPLPDYGSVDFRYCLARAAANGPLAPGRLMTLNEKALMIHMREAFADPYRTATVSSPALRQDPDGSVGLTCSFKEPT
- a CDS encoding Flp family type IVb pilin, which codes for MVKRFIEDESGATAIEYGLIAAGIALAIITVVNNLGTTLNDKFGSISSSLK